In Toxoplasma gondii ME49 chromosome X, whole genome shotgun sequence, a single genomic region encodes these proteins:
- a CDS encoding peptidase M16 inactive domain-containing protein (encoded by transcript TGME49_235680~Predicted trans-membrane domain (TMHMM2.0):1669-1689) → MAPPPRNSQEKSKKAGAGESSRSSRGHHSRQRNRSHHGSSRRTTVMAAQDTSVASTRGTDVPAQPLPHPSAPSDRVPQTGDLSAPHEELTLPAATPTQHSTPAHFASGGKAWRRRSTDASAGEEDETAHLPVTNQRDERENGSADLSSHTQLASPRTQHLGKLQQAEPTLDGESEQRLQGEASSLRPDPHQKNHLSFESASALTASGLPYSPLRSPLSSADPSLSFDQSCVVTPATPASSLVCTPEPGPLSTSCGLEYLSYARSPATSESPAPSGSPHAFPVNGETAEPARAAKKEMTRDSLPVPAVSPQPKQGAAGVNPQEDVSEAFSASGDSSEDLPAAVAIPPLCSEPCLTPRIPRDKTPAHTEQLETSPGDASLAAKLPSVTVPPAPTAASVSSPTGSSWLPPGVASPPSLNGDASGVSSPRGLNGDGCAVSSRPYRAALQSVSATPLAFWPALRLGRLRNGLEYRILQHAFPAHKIAAHLVVHAGSVHEEENEQGLAHLLEHCVFQGTRKFPSAAQVRRELGALGMSFGGDLNAYTDFHHTAYTLHSPVETPNVVTEAQAEELREEKNEEETSERSEENNKEKNEEKSNLERCLVLLRELVFAPLLEDGESLEAERQAVLSEEQLRHSVQYRVEKKMYEHLHGENILARRFPIGLTEQVKKMTAEDLRRFKRRWYRPANAVLLVVADEDADAVVELAEQVFSPVSPDGEFREEAKQETDRETEKEAVLRFRQRKAAPQDAISWAEAGAQLAKPGGALLPRHPDVYEAPSPREAVFQHHLLKGLVVIIAAKEEISPLRTMRDFFVTLVDTCISCIFHTRLNDSELARRDPLFLSATWNYSNSARENCAWNTLTVAAASLHSWPLAVQEAVEQVVALCRFGVDSAELRWAVKSLRKSYRDSMAQQDCQDGESLLEEIVETLTTGCIFTSRKQEFEAFESLAEFITPEVVQARCQEVFYHILHFFDEYRGSAETPRASLFVYGPTHERFDEDLSLRFLSPLCTQSPLVSRGNSDLVPQSSLPFGRRVTRTVSHSTCLVLPGGEGSEDEAENFSENAAFAVTAEEVETAIAKALAHQPAPASFHLPDALLDREKLDASLAENPPKFIPPLMRNRLKLHGPSAEEVRYRFSETDGFLDEETEIQFWRFENGASVNAKSTNFEPSRCQVRLFFFGGELMAQGDERQLLDLGIRTLMDGGLAGHLQKNVDKLCALWGIYVSAHVEPEGVSLTVTFDTAQEEACDHAFELIHSYLEYPAWSEDVFERQKQFMKTSYEMSLSSLDFVASVALTYQLYPGDRRWVPANSSQLDSYTLEQARAAVERQLQPHLLEVCVVGEFKVDELKRVVTRYIGSLKAKLPVDAASRAQFEDGSVPDISPIIPFKRSKFVAPFLEEKQQAERCAVTVALPGFGRYDFEKKGDQASFQASPSYRFRVWRFIEEIINNRLHDEMREKRQLGYSFSCHAAALEFQDVGFLLFAATPLPAFAAKAWDALCAVIRSLCTTNPPSKDEYLAAKQVVTSGFSTSFKTNEYWMALLFGLQLPTSPKDLDSIKRIPEFYERVSPVDIFEVMRATLFASPMISCIAISGPREIKGLPSRVESAVEAKLTRQLLARSETSPPLPWEDTQPWEEDLGVDAEWDAISRRGVLGSGSRLFSPASVVQRLSRLLNKKESLLLLSSLAALGALIWLSRLRQR, encoded by the exons ATGGCACCGCCACCTCGAAATTCCCAGGAAAAATCCAAGAAGGCGGGTGCGGGAGAGTCTTCACGGTCGTCTCGCGGGCACCATTCTCGTCAGAGAAATCGCAGCCACCACGGGTCTTCTCGCCGAACGACTGTGATGGCGGCTCAAGATACTTCTGTTGCTTCTACACGTGGAACAGATGTCCCTGCACAGCCATTGCCACATCCATCTGCACCATCTGACAGAGTACCCCAGACTGGCGATTTGTCTGCGCCTCACGAAGAGCTGACACTTCCTGCTGCGACGCCAACGCAGCATTCCACACCGGCTCACTTTGCGTCAGGCGGAAAAGCATGGCGACGAAGATCCACCGACGCTTCcgctggagaggaagatgaaacCGCACACTTGCCTGTGACAAATCAACGGGACGAGCGGGAAAATGGCAGCGCTGATCTCTCGTCCCATACCCAACTGGCGTCCCCCCGGACGCAACATTTAGGTAAGTTGCAGCAGGCAGAGCCCACCCTTGACGGCGAATCTGAACAGCGCCTGCAAGGGGaagcttcctctcttcgccctGACCCACATCAGAAGAATCACCTCTCCTTCGAGAGCGCCTCAGCCTTGACGGCTTCTGGACTCCCGTACTCTCCGCTTCGCTCGcccctctcctctgcagaTCCATCCCTTTCCTTCGACCAGTCCTGCGTGGTAACCCCAGCGACTCCTGCCTCTTCGCTagtctgtacacccgagccTGGCCCCCTTTCGACTTCCTGCGGACTCGAATATCTCAGCTACGCTCGCTCTCCGGCGACGTCGGAATCTCCAGCGCCCAGCGGTTCTCCTCACGCCTTCCCAGTCAACGGCGAGACTGCTGAGCCTGCACGTGCAGCAAAGAAAGAGATGACGCGCGATTCCTTGCCAGTGcctgcagtgtctcctcagcCGAAGCAGGGAGCAGCAGGCGTGAACCCTCAAGAGGATGTTTCAGAGGCCTTTTCAGCCTCTGGCGATTCCTCAGAGGATCTCCCTGCCGCTGTCGCGATCCCCCCGCTCTGCAGTGAGCCTTGCCTAACCCCCCGCATCCCAAGAGATAAAACGCCAGCACACACAGAGCAACTGGAGACTTCACCTGGGGACGCGAGTTTGGCCGCAAAACTCCCCTCTGTTACTGTCCCTCCCGCTCCTACcgccgcgtctgtctcctctccaacTGGCTCCTCCTGGCTTCCCCCCGGTGTTGCCTCGCCCCCAAGTCTGAACGGAGACGCGtctggtgtctcctcgccacgTGGGCTCAACGGAGACggctgcgctgtctcctcgcgcccTTACCGCGCGGCCCTACAGTCTGTCTCGGCTACACCGCTCGCCTTCTGGCCGGCGCTGCGTCTGGGGCGTCTGAGGAATGGACTGGAGTACCGAATTCTTCAGCATGCATTTCCTGCGCACAAGATTGCAGCCCACCTCgtggtgcatgcaggcagcgttcacgaagaagagaacgagcaAGGCCTCGCGCATCTGCTGGAGCACTGCGTTTTCCAGGGGACTCGAAAGTTTCCTTCTGCGGCGCAAGTTCGCCGGGAGCTCGGCGCACTCGGCATGTCTTTCGGAGGGGATCTAAACGCATACACCGACTTCCACCACACTGCCTACACACTCCACAGCCCCGTTGAGACACCGAACGTGGTGACTGAGGCACAGGCAGAAGAGCtaagggaggagaagaacgaggaggaaaCCAGCGAAAGGAGTGAGGAGAAtaacaaggagaagaacgaggaaaagagcaACTTGGAGAGGTGTTTGGTGCTGTTGAGGGAGCTGGTTTTTGCGCCTCTTCTTGAAGACGGGGAGTCGCTGGAGGCTGAGAGACAGGCAGTGTTGAGTGAGGAGCAGCTTCGGCACTCAGTTCAGTACcgcgtcgagaagaagatgtATGAACATCTCCATGGAGAAAACATATTGGCTCGGCGCTTTCCTATTGGATTGACGGAACAGGTCAAAAAGATGACTGCTGAAGATTTGC GACGGTTCAAGCGCCGCTGGTATCGTCCCGCGAACGCTGTGCTTCTCGTCGTCGCCGatgaagacgcagacgcggtCGTCGAGTTGGCGGAGCAGGTGttttcgcctgtctctccagatgGCGAGTttcgagaggaagcgaaacaggAGACCGACAGGGAGACCGAAAAGGAGGCAGTTCTACGTTTCCGTCAGAGAAAAGCGGCACCCCAAGACGCAATTTCGTGGGCAGAAGCAGGCGCCCAACTGGCCAAGCCAG GCGGTGCGTTGCTGCCTCGCCATCCCGACGTGTACGAGGCACCTTCCCCACGGGAGGCCGTTTTTCAGCATCACCTTCTCAAGGGACTGGTCGTCATCATCGCCGCTAAGGAAGAaatttctcctcttcgtaCGATGCGAGACTTCTTCGTCACTCTCGTAGACACATGCATCTCCTGC ATTTTCCATACGCGCTTGAACGACTCGGAGCTTGCGAGGCGCGATCCGCTTTTCTTGTCGGCGACATGGAATTACTCGAACAGCGCGCGAGAAAATTGCGCGTGGAACACCCTGACCGTCGCAGCAGCCAGCCTGCACTCATGGCCTCTGGCGGTGCAAGAAGCTGTCGAACAAGTCGTCGCCTTGTGCCGATTCGGCGTCGACAGTGCGGAGCTCCGGTGGGCCGTCAAAAGTCTCCGCAAAAGCTACAG agacagcatgGCGCAGCAAGACTGTCAGGACGGAGAGTCGCTGCTCGAGGAGATCGTCGAAACTCTGACAACAGGCTGCATTTTCACCTCCCGGAAACAGGAATTCGAAGCGTTTGAATCGCTCGCAGAATTCATTACTCCCGAGGTCGTCCAGGCGAGGTGTCAAGAG GTTTTTTACCATATTCTGCACTTCTTCGACGAGTACCGAGGCTCCGCCGAGACGCCGCGcgcgtcgctcttcgtctaCGGGCCGACGCATGAGCGTTTCGACGAAGACCTttcgcttcgcttcctctcgccgctcTGCACGCAGTCACCTCTCGTCTCGCGGGGGAACAGCGACCTGGTGCCGCAGAGCTC GTTGCCCTTCGGCCGCCGAGTCACACGGACAGTGTCGCACTCAACTTGTTTGGTTCTTCCTGGCGGGGAAGGATCTGAGGACGAGGCTGAGAATTTCTCAGAGAATGCTGCGTTTGCCGTCACGGCCGAGGAAGTGGAAACTGCCATCGCAAAGGCGCTGGCACACCAGCCTGCACCCGCTTCCTTTCATCTTCCGGACGCGCttctcgacagagaaaaactgg ATGCTTCCCTGGCGGAGAATCCGCCGAAGTTCATTCCGCCGTTGATGAGAAATCGGTTGAAATTGCACGGACCGAGCGCCGAGGAGGTGCGTTACAGGTTTTCAGAGACGGACGGATTTCtggacgaagagacagaaattCAGTTTTGGAGATTCGAGAACGGCGCGAGCGTGAATGCAAAGTCGACCAACTTCGAGCCCAGTCG ATGCCAAgttcgtctgtttttctttggaGGCGAACTGATGGCCCAGGGAGACGAGCGACAGCTGCTGGACCTGGGCATTCGAACGCTCATGGACGGAGGACTCGCGGGACATCTGCAGAAGAACGTCGACAAACTTTGCGCTCTCTGGGGAATCTACGTCTCCGCACACGTTGAACCAGAG ggTGTGTCCTTGACGGTGACTTTCGACACCGCGCAAGAAGAGGCGTGTGATCACGCCTTCGAGTTGATTCACAGCTACTTGGAGTACCCAGCCTGGAGTGAAGACGTTTTTGAACGCCAAAAGCAATTCATGAAAACGAGCTACGAG ATGTCCCTGTCGAGTCTGGATTTCGTTGCTTCTGTCGCGCTGACGTATCAACTGTATCCCGGCGACCGTCGCTGGGTGCCGGCGAACTCGTCGCAGCTGGACTCGTACACGCTGGAGCAAGCGCGGGCGGCTGTGGAGCGCCAGCTGCAg CCTCACCTCTTGGAGGTTTGCGTTGTGGGAGAGTTCAAGGTGGACGAACTCAAGCGGGTAGTCACGCGATATATCG GAAGTCTGAAGGCGAAGCTCCCGGTCGACGCGGCGTCTCGAGCGCAGTTCGAGGACGGAAGCGTTCCAGACATCTCGCCGATTATCCCCTTCAAGAGGAGCAAGTTCGTCGCACCCTTCctcgaggagaagcagcaggcaGAGCGATGCGCCGTGACTGTGGCCCTTCCAGGCTTTGGACGATACGActtcgagaagaagggagaccaAGCGAGCTTCCAAGCAAGTCCCAGCTACCG GTTCCGAGTTTGGAGGTTCATCGAAGAAATCATCAACAATCGCCTTCATGA TGAAatgcgcgagaagagacaactCGGCTACTCCTTCTCCTGTCACGCAGCCGCACTGGAGTTTCAGGACGTcggatttcttctcttcgctgcgaCGCCTCTTCCGGCCTTCGCTGCGAAGGCTTGGGATGCTCTTTGCGCGGTTATTCGGTCGCTCTGCACCACGAATCCCCCGAGCAAAGACGAGTATCTGGCG GCGAAGCAGGTTGTGACATCAGGCTTCAGCACCAGCTTCAAAACCAACGAGTATTGGATG GCTCTGCTCTTCGGACTCCAGCTGCCGACGTCTCCAAAGGACCTGGACTCTATCAAGCGAATTCCGGAGTTCTACGAG AGAGTGTCTCCGGTCGATATCTTCGAAGTCATGCGAGCGacgctcttcgcctctccgaTGATCAGCTGCATTGCCATTTCCG GGCCGCGGGAGATAAAAGGACTTCCGTCCAGAGTCGAGAGCGCAGTGGAAGCGAAACTCACCAGGCAGCTGCTGGCAAGGAGTGAAACCTCCCCACCTCTTCCG tGGGAGGATACGCAACCGTGGGAAGAAGACCTTGGAGTTGACGCCGAGTGGGACGCGATTTCcag ACGTGGAGTGCTCGGCAGCGGTTCTCGCCTGTTTTCTCCGGCGTCCGTCGTCCAGcggctttctcgccttctgaaTAAAAAGGAGTCGTTGCTGCTGCTCAGCTCCCTTGCGGCGCTCGGCGCTCTCATTTGGCTCTCGCGGCTTCGCCAGCGCTAG
- a CDS encoding hypothetical protein (encoded by transcript TGME49_235670), translating to MSLSSTSYAAQQELINSRTEAVFAALHLRSFVLRLPIVNVADAEKTRQGIYEKILKNRSFSCTRSNPRDELTRQPNPDVAAKQTEEIVEMLSAPSSVGFVLVVVEESVQKKGGSGQAEYCPVGGGIVEVVDEYERSIRGMWCRRSLPPDFSALLMKALCLRVFAQAFEWPEEPSGGVGASPGGAAPGAGSGNLRGAKNPYRLVSCTEKALLLFPRDAVKFLTESLMLSKHWETELDGGSHNDHPTVKCKCQKLSKLPGAWQFYGICESRFLNYWRPGLQFRNFLPDAPAPALCDFLRARQGQGRHASNGRRGAPSLSEEAEFKENLEGDKKEVRGARGFFAEGGSFSSSSNGLPDSPFLADPNALATGPGTRLSSRRQQHQLLKQGRAAFAAYAASYSHTSASASPSAAFPSSASGSAKRRNEETLRGRPGSVEPRRAAAGAHEAGSLDASAYAEQAGVRGDSSAPPGDRARLAEKPEEAVACEEDACGARGGRVSERGETPDDEAPANGDHMLAEGTEGVKDEEELRKEELDEGEEKRQANGGDGQEPAAKRSRVVA from the exons ATGTCGCTGTCGTCCACTTCGTACGCAGCCCAACAGGAGCTGATCAACAGCCGCACAGAGGCTGTATTTGCAGCTCTTCATTTGCGCTCCTTCGTCCTCCGTTTGCCAATTGTGAACGTCGCGGACGCGGAGAAAACTCGCCAGGGCATCTATGAGAAAATTTTGAAGAACCgctccttctcctgcacGCGGTCGAATCCTCGAGATGAACTCACGCGACAGCCGAATCCAGATGTCGCTGCCAAACAGACGGAAGAGATCGTCGAGATGCTCTCTGCGCCCTCCTCTGTcggcttcgtcctcgtcgtcgtgGAAGAGTCtgtgcagaaaaaaggaggcaGCGGACAAGCGGAATATTGCCCGGTCGGCGGAGGCATCGTTGAGGTTGTTGACGAATACGAGCGATCTATCCGGGGCATGTG GTGCCGacgctctctgcctccggACTTCTCTGCGCTGCTGATGAaggccctctgtctccgcgtcttcgcGCAGGCCTTTGAGTGGCCGGAAGAGCCTTCCGGCGGGGTCGGAGCCTCGCCAGGAGGCGCAGCGCCAGGCGCCGGCAGTGGGAACCTCCGAGGCGCGAAAAATCCGTACCGGCTGGTGAGTTGCACGGAGAaggcgcttctcctctttccgaGAGACGCCGTGAAATTCCTCACAGAGTCGCTCATGCTCTCCAAGCACTGGGAAACCGAGCTCGATGGCGGAAGCCACAACGACCATCCCACCGTTAA GTGCAAGTGCCAGAAGTTGAGTAAATTGCCCGGGGCCTGGCAGTTTTACGGAATTTGTGAGTCGCGGTTTTTGAATTACTGGCGGCCTGGCTTGCAGTTTCGGAACTTCCTTCCGGACGCTCCTGCGCCTGCGCTCTGCGACTTCCTGCGCGCGCGGCAGGGCCAAGGGAGACACGCATCGAACGGGCGGCGCGGCGCTCCGAGTCTTTCAGAGGAGGCGGAATTCAAGGAGAATTTGGAGGGGGACAAGAAGGAAGTTCGCGGCGCTCGGGGATTCTTCGCCGAGGGCGGGagcttttcgtcttcctcgaacGGATTGCCCGACTCCCCCTTCCTCGCAGATCCCAACGCTCTCGCCACAGGACCCGGTACGCGTCTGAGCAGTCGGAGACAGCAACATCAACTGCTCAAACAAGGCCGAGCTGCGTTCGCTGCCTACGCCGCCTCCTACTCTCACACGTCGGCctccgcgtcgccttctgcggcCTTTCCCAGCTCAGCTTCCGGTtcggcgaagagaagaaacgaagagactcTGAGGGGGCGACCCGGGAGCGTCGAGCCGCGGAGAGCAGCGGCGGGAGCACATGAGGCTGGGAGCCTGGACGCCAGCGCGTACGCAGAACAGGCAGGAGTGAGGGGAGACTCCTCTGCGCCGCCAGGAGATCGCGCAAGGCTTGCGGAGAAGCCTGAAGAAGCTGTCGCCTGTGAGGAAGACGCATGTGGAGCACGAGGCGGGAGGGTttcggagagaggagagacgccggaTGACGAGGCGCCCGCGAATGGCGATCACATGCTGGCAGAAGGCACAGAAGGCGtcaaggacgaagaggaactgcggaaggaagaactcgatgaaggcgaagaaaagagacaagcaaACGGTGGAGACGGGCAAGAACCGGCCGCCAAACGCAGCAGAGTTGTTGCCTAG